The Desulfovibrio sp. TomC sequence TCATCTGAAAATATCATATTTTTTATAGTAGAGGGCGAAAGTGACGTTAAGTTCTTTTTGAATCGTCCTTTTAAGCGAAATATTAAGTTGATTGTGGCATATGGTTGGGAAAATGCAGAAGAGATAATTTCAATATCTGAGTCTCGCGCCGTTGAAGATAAAATTTTTGTTGTTTTGGATAGAGATTATCGTGACTATATTGGCCGTGCATGTGGATCGCGCACGGTATTGACGGATAGTCATAGTATTGAGTCAATGATGTTTTGGTCTAACGCATTTGTCAGAATATTGTCAGAGTATGGATCGACAAACAAGGTAACGACTAGGTATGGCAACCCCGAAGGGGTGAGAGATGCGATAGCAAGTGTATGTATACAAATAGGAAGGTATAGGATATTTAGCCAACAATTTACAAAGAATATAAAATTCAAAGGGATAAAATATTCAAAATTCATTGACAAAAAAACGTTATTGCTAGATATTAGAAAATTTCTAGGGACTTTACGAAAGCAAGTTGAAAATAGCGCATTAATTGAAAACTGTGATTGGGAGATGGCACAATCCAGCCCGCTTGTTGAGATGTATGATGATCCAAAATACATATGTCATGGACATGATTTGATGACTGTTACCGCCTTAAGTCTGCAAAGTGCTTGTGGTACGCATTCAGCCTCTTTTGATGTAGAAGCTATCGAATCATTCTTTAGGGCAAGTTATCATGATTATGAGCTTGTCGAGACAGAAATGTGGAAGTCAATAAATGAGTCGATATAGATTCTTTGCGGCCACTTGTAACCTAAAACTACTATCGGGTTACTTGTTGGAATGTAAGCTTAGTGGGAGTGTCATTGTGCTCTTATTTGTACCATTCCTGCATCACAGCGTAATCCTTTAGATTTTTCATCTAACATACTGAAATAATTAACTATTCATAATCTTCATCTCTCTCCAACGTCCATTTTCTCCATCGTCCCGCGAAAAAATTCTTGACCTCCCAGCCCGTGGGAGTGTAGTCCCCTCCGACCAACGACGAGCCAACAAGCGCCAACGTCTTTGGTACCCGAAAATTTCTGGGGAATGGAAAATTTAGGGTTGACTTCGGGAAGAGTTCGGAATAGATATCCCCTTCCCTGATTCTGTTTATAGG is a genomic window containing:
- a CDS encoding DUF4435 domain-containing protein; this encodes MAGLLQRPVEIVNEICMSSENIIFFIVEGESDVKFFLNRPFKRNIKLIVAYGWENAEEIISISESRAVEDKIFVVLDRDYRDYIGRACGSRTVLTDSHSIESMMFWSNAFVRILSEYGSTNKVTTRYGNPEGVRDAIASVCIQIGRYRIFSQQFTKNIKFKGIKYSKFIDKKTLLLDIRKFLGTLRKQVENSALIENCDWEMAQSSPLVEMYDDPKYICHGHDLMTVTALSLQSACGTHSASFDVEAIESFFRASYHDYELVETEMWKSINESI